Proteins from one Nymphalis io chromosome 23, ilAglIoxx1.1, whole genome shotgun sequence genomic window:
- the LOC126777612 gene encoding plectin isoform X1, with protein sequence MHSIKTFWSPELKKERALRKEESAKYSLINDQLKLLNQENQKQAMLVRQLEEELRLRMRQPAPELQQQLEALYAENEHLQREIAILRDTIKELELRIETQKQTLQARDESIKKLLEMLQNKGMGKEEERQMFQQMQAMAQKQLDEFRLEIQRRDQEILAMAAKMKALEEQHQDYQRHIAVLKESLCAKEEHYSMLQTDVEELKARLDEKSRMVEKKTAAALAAAHELAEFRDHSEIKDRKINVLQRKIENLEDLLKEKDNQVDMARARLNAMQAHHCSSEGALSSLEEVIGDKEKQIQQLREQRDRAEHEKNEERELHEREIADYKMKLHALESEVEKLGARLERAQAEKDRLEAKLESSQSELGKSKAELDKAASEVGRSGADWEAAKQRLARLELENERLKHELERSQTTFGRSTLTTSQELDRVQEKADKVSAELRRTQAELRVTQADAERARSEASALQDKLEKSQGEVYRLKAKLENAQTEQDSLKEEYDRVQSSVSRLHSERDKATAELDKAREELERTQATLGKAQLQQDKLQASLDSAHSEIDKLQEKLDKSAVEVRKLQVDREKSAYDFESLQSQLDKALGQAARLQKERDTAQLDADRFRDKHEKAQALVSRVQKERDAALAEGASCRERAEAAAAAANRAARDRDSAATELDVLRERWEKAHQQHQKLTMERDDALTELEILKEKLDKALYSTQKTIEEKEIAHKEYEKMLEKYDRSQNEIYRLQNKIDILEADKDRLELELEKNVHLSTKSREDARKMQDELARLQEMYDRASLQLGRTKEQEEKAKEDMDRLSVDIEMVRERYEKGQIELRRLQAEKEKLIADSERLQFEYDRAMTQCGKAQASNEKTQEEMARVQLELEKMYDKHDKASSELRRVQAELDKVKNDASGAREEAERYAARYGKYHDTKEEHERTKLEMERLRTRLEKTNLELERARKAEEEVTRLRSELERVEGLRGKYQFEQDKWSTEINRLQSELDKTRERYETSQTEIQRLQSEKEQAETKFHELNIQLELSKSEVAKLSTAMEKQRTDLERAHIECEKFRDRCEKLKLRSEQLDKDNERLKGELQQIERMKLQAVAGDKARTEDRLEIERLRDKLEKAIQARDATEMEAGRLAKELEKSQMHLAKYQETNETTRVEYDRMTNELGRMHERLERTILEMRQIEQERDALRVEIQNTRRNVEQQQRTLDHRTQETLVKLQQELAQSVRDREKMASILEQRDKQADAIEKQIVKLEADTKQLTIERDQLVAQLEKSQDMLVNFQRELNSSETELQKQREEVRRLKEEQRKIAQDSERGAKSVIENRDREIAKLQQQVQSVSKEKDAFRQRAERAEKDAQRVGEIEKWKAVVEQEKTKAIAAEKALSECQQRLQSLEKQFQAQHHQLQQLQARGPSDVREVQKQLEAAQAESRSLAVERERCQSQLEMLVQELEKSQLDLREANKKLQAAGNQNAKAGEDTAQARKQLQEEFKKLEDARKQFEENRRMVENKRKDVEEKEKSLTELDRQLKKRKEQMDQMEASLRKAGGSAAAVTDMNRKLGETQKEADQLKQQLKTSEEESKRLAAETERLLQLVQMSQEEQAQKEKQIMDLQQSVRNLQAKLKSQQQAQAQREEEITRARQSEIAAISDLTNTLKERDKLKTKLEECRMRVIDLEIELNESSLILSEILKISDSQELNSIKKSKSFFELQKSGKVVDRLDKGTLSRSYNDLMNINRDDNIQTNIYKLTRKIANLTKEIEVKNAKIIEQQRCISILEDALRENNNITEFEQLLAVVRSKDERINELEQILNKRPGAMCTVYNDKRILELEDALKESFLIAAEREKVFYEEEQKRIETLQKMKKMEQRVLSLQNASIMNCETCSTVLRRLKRLEETYQRCRAKRQAILRHLSYVIQDLLEGAISEKDSQIAELEVKGVLHENETKACDVLKDEKEKLLNRLKIENERIVEFERESSEPEQDEGTQPVLTLADDLIAACEDNVIVWGEDIPATIL encoded by the exons aaaCAAGCAATGCTTGTAAGGCAATTAGAAGAAGAACTCCGCCTTCGTATGCGCCAGCCCGCTCCTGAACTACAACAACAATTAGAGGCGCTTTACGCTGAAAACGAACACCTTCAGAGAGAGATAGCAATATTAAGAGATACTATTAAG GAATTGGAATTGCGGATTGAGACTCAGAAGCAAACATTACAAGCGCGAGATGAAAGTATCAAGAAATTATTGGAAATGTTGCAAAACAAAGGAATGG GTAAAGAAGAGGAAAGACAAATGTTCCAGCAAATGCAAGCAATGGCACAAAAGCAG TTGGATGAGTTTCGTCTGGAGATACAAAGGCGGGACCAGGAGATCCTGGCCATGGCGGCAAAGATGAAAGCATTGGAGGAGCAGCATCAAGACTACCAGCGTCATATAGCCGTCCTTAAAGAATCGCTTTGCGCTAAAGAAGAGCATTACAGCATGTTGCAAACTGAC GTGGAAGAACTTAAAGCTCGTTTAGACGAAAAGAGTAGAATGGTAGAGAAGAAAACAGCAGCAGCCCTTGCAGCTGCTCATGAACTCGCAGAATTTAGAGATCACTCTGAGATCAAAGATAGAAAGATAAACGTGCTGCAACGAAAG ATTGAGAATCTTGAAGATCTTCTGAAAGAAAAAGATAATCAAGTAGACATGGCCAGAGCTAGACTCAATGCCATGCAAGCCCACCATTGCTCCTCCGAAGGCGCCCTTTCCTCCCTTGAAGAAGTCATTGGCGATAAAGAAAAGCAAATTCAACAACTTAGAGAACAGAGAGATAGAGCCGAACACGAGAAAAATGAAGAGAGAGAACTACATGAAAGAGAAATAGCTGATTACAAAATGAAACTTCACGCTCTCGAAAGTGAAGTGGAAAAACTAGGAGCTCGATTGGAAAGAGCTCAAGCAGAAAAAGACAGGCTTGAAGCTAAATTAGAAAGCTCTCAATCTGAGCTCGGAAAGTCAAAGGCTGAGTTAGACAAAGCTGCAAGTGAAGTTGGTCGATCTGGCGCTGATTGGGAAGCAGCGAAACAGCGCTTAGCTAGACTCGAACTTGAGAATGAACGCTTGAAGCATGAGTTAGAGCGATCCCAAACAACTTTCGGTAGAAGTACATTGACAACATCTCAGGAATTAGATCGAGTCCAAGAGAAAGCAGATAAAGTGTCGGCAGAATTGAGAAGGACTCAAGCAGAGCTAAGAGTCACACAAGCAGATGCAGAAAGAGCTAGATCCGAAGCTAGTGCGCTTCAAGATAAACTTGAAAAGTCACAGGGTGAAGTCTACCGCCTTAAAGCGAAACTTGAAAATGCACAAACCGAACAAGACAGTCTGAAGGAAGAATATGATCG TGTCCAATCATCTGTCAGTCGTCTCCATTCCGAACGTGACAAGGCAACAGCAGAACTAGACAAGGCAAGAGAAGAACTAGAAAGAACTCAAGCTACTCTCGGCAAAGCGCAATTACAACAAGACAAGCTACAGGCGTCTCTTGATTCCGCACACTCAGAGATTGATAAACTTCAAGAAAAGTTGGACAAATCTGCTGTTGAAGTGAGAAAG TTGCAAGTGGATCGCGAAAAATCAGCATACGACTTCGAGTCCCTTCAGTCTCAACTCGACAAAGCCCTTGGTCAAGCCGCTAGACTGCAAAAAGAGAGAGACACTGCTCAACTAGATGCTGATCGGTTTAGAGACAAGCATGAGAAAGCACAG GCTCTCGTAAGTCGTGTTCAGAAAGAAAGAGATGCAGCACTAGCTGAAGGTGCAAGTTGCCGCGAGCGTGCCGAGGCTGCGGCTGCAGCAGCTAATAGAGCAGCTAGAGATAGGGACAGTGCTGCAACTGAATTAGATGTACTCAGAGAAAGATGGGAAAAGGCACATCAACAACACCAGAAATTAACG ATGGAAAGAGACGATGCCCTGACAGAATTAGAAATACTGAAGGAGAAACTTGATAAGGCCCTATACTCTACACAAAAGACCATTGAAGAGAAAGAAATTGCGCACAAAGAATACGAAAAAATGCTTGAAAAGTATGATAG atcCCAGAATGAAATCTACCGTCTTCAAAACAAGATAGACATCCTTGAAGCCGACAAAGATCGCCTTGAGTTGGAATTGGAGAAAAATGTTCATTTATCAACCAAATCTAGGGAGGACGCAAGGAAGATGCAAGACGAACTTGCTAGATTACAGGAAATGTATGACAGGGCTTCATTACAACTTGGAAGAACTAAAGAACAAGAAGAGAAAGCTAAAGAAGATATGGACAGACTAAGTGTTGATATTGAAATGGTACGAGAACGTTACGAAAAGGGCCAAATAGAGCTACGAAGATTACAAGCTGAAAAAGAAAAACTGATAGCTGATAGCGAACGTTTGCAATTCGAATATGACCGAGCAATGACTCAGTGTGGCAAAGCTCAAGCGTCGAATGAAAAAACTCAAGAGGAAATGGCAAGAGTACAATTAGAGCTTGAAAAAATGTACGACAAACATGACAAAGCATCTTCAGAATTAAGAAGAGTTCAGGCAGAATTAGATAAAGTTAAAAACGATGCAAGTGGAGCAAGGGAGGAAGCCGAAAGATATGCAGCACGATATGGAAAATATCATGATACTAAAGAAGAACATGAAAGAACTAAGCTGGAGATGGAACGTCTACGCACACGACTAGAGAAGACAAATCTAGAATTGGAGCGAGCGCGGAAGGCTGAGGAAGAAGTAACCCGTCTACGCTCGGAGCTCGAACGCGTCGAAGGCCTCCGAGGTAAATACCAATTCGAACAGGATAAATGGAGTACAGAAATAAATAGACTTCAGTCTGAGCTTGACAAAACACGTGAACGCTACGAGACGTCACAGACTGAAATTCAACGACTGCAAAGTGAAAAGGAACAAGCTGAAACTAAATTCCATGAGTTAAATATACAGCTTGAACTTTCTAAAAGTGAGGTAGCTAAGTTAAGTACAGCGATGGAAAAACAACGTACTGACCTTGAACGGGCTCATATTGAGTGTGAGAAATTTAGAGATCGGTGTGAGAAATTAAAATTGCGTTCAGAACAGTTGGATAAAGATAATGAAAGACTCAAAGGTGAGTTGCAACAGATCGAAAGGATGAAATTACAAGCTGTCGCTGGCGACAAAGCAAGAACTGAAGACCGGCTAGAAATCGAACGTCTTCGTGACAAGTTGGAAAAGGCTATTCAAGCTAGAGATGCTACAGAAATGGAAGCAGGTCGCTTAGCTAAGGAACTTGAAAAATCACAGATGCATTTAGCTAAATATCAAGAGACCAATGAAACAACTCGCGTAGAATATGACAGAATGACTAATGAGTTAGGTAGAATGCACGAGCGTTTGGAGCGCACAATTCTTGAAATGCGTCAAATCGAACAAGAAAGAGATGCACTTAGAGTTGAGATACAAAATACTAGACGTAATGTTGAACAGCAACAGAGAACTCTAGATCATAGAACGCAAGAAACTTTAGTGAAATTGCAACAAGAATTAGCGCAATCGGTAAGAGACCGAGAAAAAATGGCATCCATTTTAGAACAAAGGGATAAACAAGCAGATGCAATTGAAAAACAAATAGTTAAACTAGAGGCAGACACAAAGCAATTGACTATCGAACGTGATCAGTTAGTAGCACAGTTAGAGAAATCTCAGGACATGTTAGTAAATTTCCAGAGAGAGCTAAATTCATCGGAAACAGAGCTTCAGAAGCAGCGTGAAGAAGTACGAAGATTAAAAGAGGAACAAAGAAAAATAGCGCAAGACTCAGAACGAGGCGCAAAATCTGTCATTGAAAACAGAGATAGAGAGATTGCGAAGCTTCAACAACAAGTTCAGTCTGTTTCCAAAGAAAAAGACGCTTTCAGGCAAAGAGCAGAAAGAGCAGAAAAAGATGCACAGAGAGTTGGTGAAATTGAGAAATGGAAGGCTGTTGTCGAACAAGAAAAAACTAAAGCCATTGCAGCAGAAAAAGCGTTGTCAGAATGTCAACAGCGCTTACAATCTTTGGAGAAACAATTCCAGGCGCAACATCATCAATTGCAGCAGCTTCAAGCTCGAGGACCGTCCGACGTGCGTGAAGTTCAAAAGCAACTTGAAGCAGCTCAAGCAGAGTCGCGGTCCCTTGCCGTGGAGAGGGAGCGTTGCCAGTCGCAGCTCGAGATGCTCGTTCAGGAATTGGAAAAGAGCCAG CTCGATCTCCGAGAAGCGAACAAGAAACTCCAAGCAGCTGGCAATCAGAACGCCAAAGCTGGGGAAGATACCGCTCAAGCTAGAAAACAACTGCAAGAAGAATTTAAGAAGTTAGAAGACGCGAGAAAACAATTTGAAGAGAATAGAAGAATGGTTGAAAATAAACGAAAAGACGTGGAGGAGAAGGAGAAATCACTGACGGAATTAGATCGACAGTTAAAGAAACGGAAAGAGCAAATGGACCAAATGGAAGCATCTTTGAGGAAG GCTGGCGGCAGCGCGGCAGCAGTTACAGATATGAATCGCAAACTAGGTGAGACACAGAAGGAAGCTGATCAACTGAAGCAGCAGCTGAAGACCAGCGAGGAAGAGTCGAAGCGACTTGCAGCGGAGACGGAGCGGCTGCTGCAGCTGGTGCAGATGTCGCAGGAGGAACAGGCTCAGAAGGAGAAGCAGATAATGGATTTGCAACA ATCTGTGCGAAACCTTCAAGCCAAACTGAAAAGTCAGCAACAAGCACAAGCACAAAGAGAAGAg GAAATAACGCGAGCGAGACAGAGCGAAATCGCAGCTATCAGTGACTTAACAAACACATTGAAAGAAAGAGATAAGCTTAAAACTAAGCTGGAAGAATGTAGGATGAGAGTTATAGATTTAGAAATAGAACTTAATGAATCTTCGCTTATACTATccgaaatacttaaaatatcagACAGCCAAGAGCTTAATAGCATAAAGAAAAGCAAAAGTTTTTTCGAATTACAAAAAAGCGGTAAGGTAGTGGATAGGCTAGACAAGGGTACGCTAAGCAGGAGCTACAACGACTTGATGAATATAAATAGAGACGATAATATTcaaacgaatatatataaactgacgAGAAAGATAGCCAACCTGACGAAAGAAATCGAAGTAAAAAATGCGAAAATTATTGAACAACAAAGATGTATATCAATTTTAGAAGATGCATtgagagaaaataataatataacggaATTCGAACAACTATTGGCCGTAGTCAGAAGCAAAGACGAGAGAATAAATGAGTTAGAACAGATACTAAACAAACGACCAGGTGCAATGTGTACCGTGTATAACGACAAACGGATATTGGAATTAGAAGACGCTCTTAAAGAATCATTTTTGATAGCAGCGGAGAGAGAAAAGGTTTTCTATGAAGAAGAACAGAAGAGAATCGAAACATTGCAGAAG ATGAAGAAGATGGAGCAACGAGTCCTATCGTTACAGAATGCTTCGATAATGAATTGTGAAACGTGTTCGACGGTGCTGAGGAGGCTGAAGCGACTTGAAGAAACTTATCAACGTTGCCGAGCGAAGAGGCAAGCAATATTGCGGCATTTATCCTATGTTAT acAAGACTTATTGGAGGGAGCAATCAGTGAAAAGGACTCTCAAATAGCCGAGCTTGAAGTGAAAGGTGTCCTTCATGAAAATGAGACAAAAGCATGCGATGTACTTAAGGACGAAAAAGAAAAACTGCTCAATAGACTTAAGATTgag AATGAACGAATAGTGGAGTTTGAAAGAGAATCGAGCGAGCCAGAACAAGATGAAGGTACTCAACCAGTGTTGACGCTCGCTGACGACCTCATAGCCGCCTGCGAAGATAATGTAATAGTTTGG GGAGAGGACATACCAGCAACTATACTGTGA
- the LOC126777612 gene encoding plectin isoform X4, producing the protein MARARLNAMQAHHCSSEGALSSLEEVIGDKEKQIQQLREQRDRAEHEKNEERELHEREIADYKMKLHALESEVEKLGARLERAQAEKDRLEAKLESSQSELGKSKAELDKAASEVGRSGADWEAAKQRLARLELENERLKHELERSQTTFGRSTLTTSQELDRVQEKADKVSAELRRTQAELRVTQADAERARSEASALQDKLEKSQGEVYRLKAKLENAQTEQDSLKEEYDRVQSSVSRLHSERDKATAELDKAREELERTQATLGKAQLQQDKLQASLDSAHSEIDKLQEKLDKSAVEVRKLQVDREKSAYDFESLQSQLDKALGQAARLQKERDTAQLDADRFRDKHEKAQALVSRVQKERDAALAEGASCRERAEAAAAAANRAARDRDSAATELDVLRERWEKAHQQHQKLTMERDDALTELEILKEKLDKALYSTQKTIEEKEIAHKEYEKMLEKYDRSQNEIYRLQNKIDILEADKDRLELELEKNVHLSTKSREDARKMQDELARLQEMYDRASLQLGRTKEQEEKAKEDMDRLSVDIEMVRERYEKGQIELRRLQAEKEKLIADSERLQFEYDRAMTQCGKAQASNEKTQEEMARVQLELEKMYDKHDKASSELRRVQAELDKVKNDASGAREEAERYAARYGKYHDTKEEHERTKLEMERLRTRLEKTNLELERARKAEEEVTRLRSELERVEGLRGKYQFEQDKWSTEINRLQSELDKTRERYETSQTEIQRLQSEKEQAETKFHELNIQLELSKSEVAKLSTAMEKQRTDLERAHIECEKFRDRCEKLKLRSEQLDKDNERLKGELQQIERMKLQAVAGDKARTEDRLEIERLRDKLEKAIQARDATEMEAGRLAKELEKSQMHLAKYQETNETTRVEYDRMTNELGRMHERLERTILEMRQIEQERDALRVEIQNTRRNVEQQQRTLDHRTQETLVKLQQELAQSVRDREKMASILEQRDKQADAIEKQIVKLEADTKQLTIERDQLVAQLEKSQDMLVNFQRELNSSETELQKQREEVRRLKEEQRKIAQDSERGAKSVIENRDREIAKLQQQVQSVSKEKDAFRQRAERAEKDAQRVGEIEKWKAVVEQEKTKAIAAEKALSECQQRLQSLEKQFQAQHHQLQQLQARGPSDVREVQKQLEAAQAESRSLAVERERCQSQLEMLVQELEKSQLDLREANKKLQAAGNQNAKAGEDTAQARKQLQEEFKKLEDARKQFEENRRMVENKRKDVEEKEKSLTELDRQLKKRKEQMDQMEASLRKAGGSAAAVTDMNRKLGETQKEADQLKQQLKTSEEESKRLAAETERLLQLVQMSQEEQAQKEKQIMDLQQSVRNLQAKLKSQQQAQAQREEEITRARQSEIAAISDLTNTLKERDKLKTKLEECRMRVIDLEIELNESSLILSEILKISDSQELNSIKKSKSFFELQKSGKVVDRLDKGTLSRSYNDLMNINRDDNIQTNIYKLTRKIANLTKEIEVKNAKIIEQQRCISILEDALRENNNITEFEQLLAVVRSKDERINELEQILNKRPGAMCTVYNDKRILELEDALKESFLIAAEREKVFYEEEQKRIETLQKMKKMEQRVLSLQNASIMNCETCSTVLRRLKRLEETYQRCRAKRQAILRHLSYVIQDLLEGAISEKDSQIAELEVKGVLHENETKACDVLKDEKEKLLNRLKIENERIVEFERESSEPEQDEGTQPVLTLADDLIAACEDNVIVWGEDIPATIL; encoded by the exons ATGGCCAGAGCTAGACTCAATGCCATGCAAGCCCACCATTGCTCCTCCGAAGGCGCCCTTTCCTCCCTTGAAGAAGTCATTGGCGATAAAGAAAAGCAAATTCAACAACTTAGAGAACAGAGAGATAGAGCCGAACACGAGAAAAATGAAGAGAGAGAACTACATGAAAGAGAAATAGCTGATTACAAAATGAAACTTCACGCTCTCGAAAGTGAAGTGGAAAAACTAGGAGCTCGATTGGAAAGAGCTCAAGCAGAAAAAGACAGGCTTGAAGCTAAATTAGAAAGCTCTCAATCTGAGCTCGGAAAGTCAAAGGCTGAGTTAGACAAAGCTGCAAGTGAAGTTGGTCGATCTGGCGCTGATTGGGAAGCAGCGAAACAGCGCTTAGCTAGACTCGAACTTGAGAATGAACGCTTGAAGCATGAGTTAGAGCGATCCCAAACAACTTTCGGTAGAAGTACATTGACAACATCTCAGGAATTAGATCGAGTCCAAGAGAAAGCAGATAAAGTGTCGGCAGAATTGAGAAGGACTCAAGCAGAGCTAAGAGTCACACAAGCAGATGCAGAAAGAGCTAGATCCGAAGCTAGTGCGCTTCAAGATAAACTTGAAAAGTCACAGGGTGAAGTCTACCGCCTTAAAGCGAAACTTGAAAATGCACAAACCGAACAAGACAGTCTGAAGGAAGAATATGATCG TGTCCAATCATCTGTCAGTCGTCTCCATTCCGAACGTGACAAGGCAACAGCAGAACTAGACAAGGCAAGAGAAGAACTAGAAAGAACTCAAGCTACTCTCGGCAAAGCGCAATTACAACAAGACAAGCTACAGGCGTCTCTTGATTCCGCACACTCAGAGATTGATAAACTTCAAGAAAAGTTGGACAAATCTGCTGTTGAAGTGAGAAAG TTGCAAGTGGATCGCGAAAAATCAGCATACGACTTCGAGTCCCTTCAGTCTCAACTCGACAAAGCCCTTGGTCAAGCCGCTAGACTGCAAAAAGAGAGAGACACTGCTCAACTAGATGCTGATCGGTTTAGAGACAAGCATGAGAAAGCACAG GCTCTCGTAAGTCGTGTTCAGAAAGAAAGAGATGCAGCACTAGCTGAAGGTGCAAGTTGCCGCGAGCGTGCCGAGGCTGCGGCTGCAGCAGCTAATAGAGCAGCTAGAGATAGGGACAGTGCTGCAACTGAATTAGATGTACTCAGAGAAAGATGGGAAAAGGCACATCAACAACACCAGAAATTAACG ATGGAAAGAGACGATGCCCTGACAGAATTAGAAATACTGAAGGAGAAACTTGATAAGGCCCTATACTCTACACAAAAGACCATTGAAGAGAAAGAAATTGCGCACAAAGAATACGAAAAAATGCTTGAAAAGTATGATAG atcCCAGAATGAAATCTACCGTCTTCAAAACAAGATAGACATCCTTGAAGCCGACAAAGATCGCCTTGAGTTGGAATTGGAGAAAAATGTTCATTTATCAACCAAATCTAGGGAGGACGCAAGGAAGATGCAAGACGAACTTGCTAGATTACAGGAAATGTATGACAGGGCTTCATTACAACTTGGAAGAACTAAAGAACAAGAAGAGAAAGCTAAAGAAGATATGGACAGACTAAGTGTTGATATTGAAATGGTACGAGAACGTTACGAAAAGGGCCAAATAGAGCTACGAAGATTACAAGCTGAAAAAGAAAAACTGATAGCTGATAGCGAACGTTTGCAATTCGAATATGACCGAGCAATGACTCAGTGTGGCAAAGCTCAAGCGTCGAATGAAAAAACTCAAGAGGAAATGGCAAGAGTACAATTAGAGCTTGAAAAAATGTACGACAAACATGACAAAGCATCTTCAGAATTAAGAAGAGTTCAGGCAGAATTAGATAAAGTTAAAAACGATGCAAGTGGAGCAAGGGAGGAAGCCGAAAGATATGCAGCACGATATGGAAAATATCATGATACTAAAGAAGAACATGAAAGAACTAAGCTGGAGATGGAACGTCTACGCACACGACTAGAGAAGACAAATCTAGAATTGGAGCGAGCGCGGAAGGCTGAGGAAGAAGTAACCCGTCTACGCTCGGAGCTCGAACGCGTCGAAGGCCTCCGAGGTAAATACCAATTCGAACAGGATAAATGGAGTACAGAAATAAATAGACTTCAGTCTGAGCTTGACAAAACACGTGAACGCTACGAGACGTCACAGACTGAAATTCAACGACTGCAAAGTGAAAAGGAACAAGCTGAAACTAAATTCCATGAGTTAAATATACAGCTTGAACTTTCTAAAAGTGAGGTAGCTAAGTTAAGTACAGCGATGGAAAAACAACGTACTGACCTTGAACGGGCTCATATTGAGTGTGAGAAATTTAGAGATCGGTGTGAGAAATTAAAATTGCGTTCAGAACAGTTGGATAAAGATAATGAAAGACTCAAAGGTGAGTTGCAACAGATCGAAAGGATGAAATTACAAGCTGTCGCTGGCGACAAAGCAAGAACTGAAGACCGGCTAGAAATCGAACGTCTTCGTGACAAGTTGGAAAAGGCTATTCAAGCTAGAGATGCTACAGAAATGGAAGCAGGTCGCTTAGCTAAGGAACTTGAAAAATCACAGATGCATTTAGCTAAATATCAAGAGACCAATGAAACAACTCGCGTAGAATATGACAGAATGACTAATGAGTTAGGTAGAATGCACGAGCGTTTGGAGCGCACAATTCTTGAAATGCGTCAAATCGAACAAGAAAGAGATGCACTTAGAGTTGAGATACAAAATACTAGACGTAATGTTGAACAGCAACAGAGAACTCTAGATCATAGAACGCAAGAAACTTTAGTGAAATTGCAACAAGAATTAGCGCAATCGGTAAGAGACCGAGAAAAAATGGCATCCATTTTAGAACAAAGGGATAAACAAGCAGATGCAATTGAAAAACAAATAGTTAAACTAGAGGCAGACACAAAGCAATTGACTATCGAACGTGATCAGTTAGTAGCACAGTTAGAGAAATCTCAGGACATGTTAGTAAATTTCCAGAGAGAGCTAAATTCATCGGAAACAGAGCTTCAGAAGCAGCGTGAAGAAGTACGAAGATTAAAAGAGGAACAAAGAAAAATAGCGCAAGACTCAGAACGAGGCGCAAAATCTGTCATTGAAAACAGAGATAGAGAGATTGCGAAGCTTCAACAACAAGTTCAGTCTGTTTCCAAAGAAAAAGACGCTTTCAGGCAAAGAGCAGAAAGAGCAGAAAAAGATGCACAGAGAGTTGGTGAAATTGAGAAATGGAAGGCTGTTGTCGAACAAGAAAAAACTAAAGCCATTGCAGCAGAAAAAGCGTTGTCAGAATGTCAACAGCGCTTACAATCTTTGGAGAAACAATTCCAGGCGCAACATCATCAATTGCAGCAGCTTCAAGCTCGAGGACCGTCCGACGTGCGTGAAGTTCAAAAGCAACTTGAAGCAGCTCAAGCAGAGTCGCGGTCCCTTGCCGTGGAGAGGGAGCGTTGCCAGTCGCAGCTCGAGATGCTCGTTCAGGAATTGGAAAAGAGCCAG CTCGATCTCCGAGAAGCGAACAAGAAACTCCAAGCAGCTGGCAATCAGAACGCCAAAGCTGGGGAAGATACCGCTCAAGCTAGAAAACAACTGCAAGAAGAATTTAAGAAGTTAGAAGACGCGAGAAAACAATTTGAAGAGAATAGAAGAATGGTTGAAAATAAACGAAAAGACGTGGAGGAGAAGGAGAAATCACTGACGGAATTAGATCGACAGTTAAAGAAACGGAAAGAGCAAATGGACCAAATGGAAGCATCTTTGAGGAAG GCTGGCGGCAGCGCGGCAGCAGTTACAGATATGAATCGCAAACTAGGTGAGACACAGAAGGAAGCTGATCAACTGAAGCAGCAGCTGAAGACCAGCGAGGAAGAGTCGAAGCGACTTGCAGCGGAGACGGAGCGGCTGCTGCAGCTGGTGCAGATGTCGCAGGAGGAACAGGCTCAGAAGGAGAAGCAGATAATGGATTTGCAACA ATCTGTGCGAAACCTTCAAGCCAAACTGAAAAGTCAGCAACAAGCACAAGCACAAAGAGAAGAg GAAATAACGCGAGCGAGACAGAGCGAAATCGCAGCTATCAGTGACTTAACAAACACATTGAAAGAAAGAGATAAGCTTAAAACTAAGCTGGAAGAATGTAGGATGAGAGTTATAGATTTAGAAATAGAACTTAATGAATCTTCGCTTATACTATccgaaatacttaaaatatcagACAGCCAAGAGCTTAATAGCATAAAGAAAAGCAAAAGTTTTTTCGAATTACAAAAAAGCGGTAAGGTAGTGGATAGGCTAGACAAGGGTACGCTAAGCAGGAGCTACAACGACTTGATGAATATAAATAGAGACGATAATATTcaaacgaatatatataaactgacgAGAAAGATAGCCAACCTGACGAAAGAAATCGAAGTAAAAAATGCGAAAATTATTGAACAACAAAGATGTATATCAATTTTAGAAGATGCATtgagagaaaataataatataacggaATTCGAACAACTATTGGCCGTAGTCAGAAGCAAAGACGAGAGAATAAATGAGTTAGAACAGATACTAAACAAACGACCAGGTGCAATGTGTACCGTGTATAACGACAAACGGATATTGGAATTAGAAGACGCTCTTAAAGAATCATTTTTGATAGCAGCGGAGAGAGAAAAGGTTTTCTATGAAGAAGAACAGAAGAGAATCGAAACATTGCAGAAG ATGAAGAAGATGGAGCAACGAGTCCTATCGTTACAGAATGCTTCGATAATGAATTGTGAAACGTGTTCGACGGTGCTGAGGAGGCTGAAGCGACTTGAAGAAACTTATCAACGTTGCCGAGCGAAGAGGCAAGCAATATTGCGGCATTTATCCTATGTTAT acAAGACTTATTGGAGGGAGCAATCAGTGAAAAGGACTCTCAAATAGCCGAGCTTGAAGTGAAAGGTGTCCTTCATGAAAATGAGACAAAAGCATGCGATGTACTTAAGGACGAAAAAGAAAAACTGCTCAATAGACTTAAGATTgag AATGAACGAATAGTGGAGTTTGAAAGAGAATCGAGCGAGCCAGAACAAGATGAAGGTACTCAACCAGTGTTGACGCTCGCTGACGACCTCATAGCCGCCTGCGAAGATAATGTAATAGTTTGG GGAGAGGACATACCAGCAACTATACTGTGA